A region of the Chelmon rostratus isolate fCheRos1 chromosome 1, fCheRos1.pri, whole genome shotgun sequence genome:
CAGTTTCCTGTTGTCAACCGGCCGCTCAGCCTGTGAGAATGAAACACCAGGGAACGTGCCATTTCAGCAGTAGGCCAACTGTGACAACCTTGTCCACACCTGTGAAAAGTTAACCCCacacaacttttgttttcagaaattGTATAAAGAACTTAAGCCTACCATAAATGGATCAGGCACAGAATCATTGCCTCACCACTCTATGTATAGAGCGTTTGATAGCTATGTACGCTGACATTGTGACGTAACCTAtggttgtgttttgtgctgtagGTGGAGATGTTCCGCAGAGTGCTGTGGAAGACCTTGGGGTTTGTGGGCTACACGGTCCAGTATGGCTGCATCGCACATTGTGCCTTCGAATACATTGGAGAAGTTGTGGTGGTTCGTATTGGTACAATTACAGAATTCATGACTTAAATTAATTCATCTATGCACATGaattaattgtgtgtttttgttcttgttttgcttCAGTGTTCTGGTCCATCCATGGAGCCCACCATCGTCAACCATGATATTGTCTTCTCTGAGCGCATGAGTCGTCATCTTTGCAAAATACAAAAGTGGGTTCCAGAAGACACATGtttgaatatgaataaacatttcacagtttaCATTTTTGATTCACTGCAAGaattgtgctctttttttttttgtttcttaaataaaaatgatagaATGCCACTTTCCTACAAACATGCATCATAGATAATACGAGATATTAGCTATCTATGTGAATGAACCTTGAGTTGTTACAAATTAagtgattgtgttttttgtttcttttcagggGTGATATAGTAATTGCAAAGAGTCCATTTGACCCAAATATGAACATTTGTAAAAGAGTAATTGGATTGGAGGGTGACAAGGTCCGCACTAGTGGCCCGTCAGATCTGTTCAAGACCCACACATATGTGAGTATGTTTGCATCCTACCCGTCCGTATTTCTTGACGGTGTTGTGCTTTCCAGCCGCTGCTCTTATACATCTTGTGATTACCTGTTTTACCAAGTGAGACTCCTGGTGGCAGCTTTACTGTTTCGCTTCCAACAACCACAACTCAGGGTCTCCTTGGAAgaaaaaaggcaataaaagaTACAGTAAAATAGAGAATGAATGAGGACAACAAAACACTTGATAGTTTGACAGGATCTCTATGCATAATGCAAAACTCTGTtattggttttctttgtgtgtgtgtaccacaGTCTATATACTATCATAGTTGTTTACATTTTAGACCGCACACATCCATTTTGTGTCATTGGTCAAAATATCAGCTTTTGACAACACCTATATTTCCTCAGAACAGTGATAAAACCAGAGAGTGAGCAGGGGTTCTGCTGCTGAAACCACTGTCATTGCTTTTCTATTACTACTCTCCCCAACGCCCACAGCTCAGGCCTGCAATCTCTCTGAAGCCTGTTAGAGTTAGTGCCAGCCGAATGGACAGACTgatgggtgggtggaggtgtgtgcgtgtgcgtgtgtgactgagtgtgagagtgtgtgtgtgcatacgtcCACAAACCAAAGGTTGCAtttatgttgcatgtttttgaatttcttgtgtgttttatagACTATGGGCAGACTGCTGAATGAGTTCAGCGAAACATAGCAAAAGGCCAAGCCCATAAGCGTCATTCATCAAATCAAATAGGAAATAAAGACGCTTCCTCTTCTGCTTGCTTCACCTCCACACGCGGAGCACTGAACTTGCAATAGATGTCGTCTTTGCATTGTGATTCGGGATCCCAGGACGTAGTGACAGAACTTTCAGTTTGACTCCTTTTAAATTTGCCACCAGGTAAACAGCTACAGTGCTTTTGTTTGTCCATCAGGTTTAGAATGAAGCTTATTGACTTCCGTTCATTTTGGAGGATTCTTCACTTAACATGCTGAAACCAGTCAGTAGTTGAAGAGATTGTGGTGATGTGTTGCATGTTTCTTCAACCATCCCTCATACCAGGTTTAAAAAATCACTTTGATTAGTTAGCAGTTGACACAGATCCGTATGAATCATGGTGTGAAAATACACAATTTAATGCAAGGTCGTCTGTTCAGTCGATGcatatggattttttttagagTAGGGCTGAAATTTCTAATTCTTCTTATTGTCAATAAGTGATTGATTAACTGTTCTCTCtattaaatgtcaaaaacataCATCACAAATTCTGCAAGTCCAAGGCGTCTTCTTTCTGACCAACAGTCATAAAGTCAAATACAATCACTGTACAATGATATGAAACAACACACATGAGAAACTGGACGTCTGATGTTTTTGCTTGATCAAAcaactgaaatgattagttttGAGTGTCAAAATTGCttcagattaattttctgttgattgattcattgactacagttgtttcagtttcagcccTGGTGTATCAAACTCATCACActggttttgtttgtgcacTGCTTTGATTTTGTGCCACGcatgctgaaaatgtaaaagagCTTAATTCATAAAAGTAGTGATTGCAGACATTGTGACATtgtatttaacttttaattaatATAATTAgtatttatatataattatttaacaattaatttttttcaagGTGATACTTAGAGGAAAAGCATACGTTTTGTTGGTCAAGATCATAATGCAGCAGgagtagagagacagagagagaacaaaatattggagGCGATAATGTTTTTGCTTGTCTCGGGGTCGGACAGTTCCCCCATCAGACTGCATTTATAGGCGTaagtgtgtgagcgtgtgtcgTTTTTTTGCCAGCTACATCTTGACAAATGCAGGAACTTTTACATGCATAATCACAATACTTTGCTACCTCAAAATGTTACACTTTACAGCTTCACAAACAAAGCAGGTGAGAGGCTTGAAATAACTACTATGCCTGTCTTTACTAAACTGATTGTCACTAAGCATTTTTTTAACGTCTTGCAGCCTAATGTATGCTCCCACATGTTAATTTTTGTAACTCCCAGGAGCAAAATCACTTCCTTTATGTGACAGCGTTTGAGGTAACTGAGAAAATACCCGCTGTTCACATAAATGTTTGGGCTCCCTCAGGGACTTTTCTTTCCCCCCGGAggatgtatgtgtttgtgtgtgactgttgtgTGAGGCATTATGGGTGGACCTGTAAAGATGAATTTTGGAAGGCGGTGTGAGACCCTGTCATCAcctctttttttgttcagacagacaggcaggtccTCTCCACCCTCAGAGATCCAACAGCCAGACTAATTGCCCTGTCACCTTTCAGGAATCATTTCTTTGTCTGAGCTATTGTGTCAAAACAATGACA
Encoded here:
- the immp1l gene encoding mitochondrial inner membrane protease subunit 1, translating into MFRRVLWKTLGFVGYTVQYGCIAHCAFEYIGEVVVCSGPSMEPTIVNHDIVFSERMSRHLCKIQKGDIVIAKSPFDPNMNICKRVIGLEGDKVRTSGPSDLFKTHTYVPKGHVWLEGDNLTNSSDSRSYGPIPYALIRGRVCLKLWPPHSVGTLSESPTRRIIKTRSDSD